In a genomic window of Gadus macrocephalus chromosome 9, ASM3116895v1:
- the hmg20a gene encoding high mobility group protein 20A isoform X2, giving the protein MDEQTGSPGATTDNSSQRNGEEKPRRGSWTKAKRKKPLKDSNAPKAPLTGYVRFMNDRREQLRADRPDVPFPEITRMLGNEWSKLPPEDKQRYLEEAERDKERYMRELEKYQKTEAYKHFTRKVQEKQKGKRHRTEGGHQVTIDNHHEKDVEGKERSVFDIPIFTEEFLNHSKAREAEMRGLRKTNMEFEERNAALQKHVENMRGAVDRLEGDVMQERGRNGLLQQHLDTLRQALAASFSSVPLPGSGETPTLDSVDSYMKKLHSIVVSNPQEHEGLINTVRDVVNRLDR; this is encoded by the exons AAGCCCCGGCGCGGCAGCTGGACAAAGGCCAAGCGGAAGAAGCCCCTGAAGGACAGCAACGCCCCCAAGGCGCCGCTCACGGGCTACGTGCGCTTCATGAACGACCGGCGGGAGCAGCTGCGGGCGGACCGGCCCGACGTGCCCTTCCCGGAGATCACCCGCATGCTGGGCAACGAGTGGAGCAAGCTGCCCCCCGAGGACAAGCAG CGTTacctggaggaggcggagcgggACAAGGAGCGCTACATGCGGGAGCTGGAGAAGTACCAGAAGACGGAGGCCTACAAGCACTTCACCCGCAAGGTGCAGGAGAAGCAGAAGGGCAAGAGGCACCGGACAG AGGGCGGACACCAGGTCACCATCGACAACCATCATGAG AAGGAcgtggaggggaaggagaggtccGTGTTTGACATCCCCATCTTCACAGAAGAGTTCCTCAACCACAGCAAAG cccgcgAGGCCGAGATGCGAGGGCTGCGGAAGACCAACATGGAGTTCGAGGAGCGCAACGCGGCGCTGCAGAAGCACGTGGAGAACATGCGCGGCGCGGTGGACCGGCTGGAGGGCGACGTCATGCAGGAGCGCGGCCGCAAcggcctgctgcagcagcacCTGGACACCCTGCGGCAGGCGCTCGCCGCCAGCTTCTCCTCCGTCCCACTGcccg GCAGTGGAGAGACCCCCACCCTAGACTCTGTGGACTCCTACATGAAGAAGCTCCACAGCATCGTGGTCAGCAACCCCCAGGAGCACGAGGGCCTCATCAACACTGTCCGGGACGTGGTCAACCGCCTGGACAGGTAA
- the hmg20a gene encoding high mobility group protein 20A isoform X3 yields MDEQTGSPGATTDNSSQRNGEEKPRRGSWTKAKRKKPLKDSNAPKAPLTGYVRFMNDRREQLRADRPDVPFPEITRMLGNEWSKLPPEDKQRYLEEAERDKERYMRELEKYQKTEAYKHFTRKVQEKQKGKRHRTEGGHQVTIDNHHEDVEGKERSVFDIPIFTEEFLNHSKAREAEMRGLRKTNMEFEERNAALQKHVENMRGAVDRLEGDVMQERGRNGLLQQHLDTLRQALAASFSSVPLPGSGETPTLDSVDSYMKKLHSIVVSNPQEHEGLINTVRDVVNRLDR; encoded by the exons AAGCCCCGGCGCGGCAGCTGGACAAAGGCCAAGCGGAAGAAGCCCCTGAAGGACAGCAACGCCCCCAAGGCGCCGCTCACGGGCTACGTGCGCTTCATGAACGACCGGCGGGAGCAGCTGCGGGCGGACCGGCCCGACGTGCCCTTCCCGGAGATCACCCGCATGCTGGGCAACGAGTGGAGCAAGCTGCCCCCCGAGGACAAGCAG CGTTacctggaggaggcggagcgggACAAGGAGCGCTACATGCGGGAGCTGGAGAAGTACCAGAAGACGGAGGCCTACAAGCACTTCACCCGCAAGGTGCAGGAGAAGCAGAAGGGCAAGAGGCACCGGACAG AGGGCGGACACCAGGTCACCATCGACAACCATCATGAG GAcgtggaggggaaggagaggtccGTGTTTGACATCCCCATCTTCACAGAAGAGTTCCTCAACCACAGCAAAG cccgcgAGGCCGAGATGCGAGGGCTGCGGAAGACCAACATGGAGTTCGAGGAGCGCAACGCGGCGCTGCAGAAGCACGTGGAGAACATGCGCGGCGCGGTGGACCGGCTGGAGGGCGACGTCATGCAGGAGCGCGGCCGCAAcggcctgctgcagcagcacCTGGACACCCTGCGGCAGGCGCTCGCCGCCAGCTTCTCCTCCGTCCCACTGcccg GCAGTGGAGAGACCCCCACCCTAGACTCTGTGGACTCCTACATGAAGAAGCTCCACAGCATCGTGGTCAGCAACCCCCAGGAGCACGAGGGCCTCATCAACACTGTCCGGGACGTGGTCAACCGCCTGGACAG ATAA
- the hmg20a gene encoding high mobility group protein 20A isoform X1 yields MDEQTGSPGATTDNSSQRNGEEKPRRGSWTKAKRKKPLKDSNAPKAPLTGYVRFMNDRREQLRADRPDVPFPEITRMLGNEWSKLPPEDKQRYLEEAERDKERYMRELEKYQKTEAYKHFTRKVQEKQKGKRHRTEGGHQVTIDNHHEKDVEGKERSVFDIPIFTEEFLNHSKAREAEMRGLRKTNMEFEERNAALQKHVENMRGAVDRLEGDVMQERGRNGLLQQHLDTLRQALAASFSSVPLPGSGETPTLDSVDSYMKKLHSIVVSNPQEHEGLINTVRDVVNRLDR; encoded by the exons AAGCCCCGGCGCGGCAGCTGGACAAAGGCCAAGCGGAAGAAGCCCCTGAAGGACAGCAACGCCCCCAAGGCGCCGCTCACGGGCTACGTGCGCTTCATGAACGACCGGCGGGAGCAGCTGCGGGCGGACCGGCCCGACGTGCCCTTCCCGGAGATCACCCGCATGCTGGGCAACGAGTGGAGCAAGCTGCCCCCCGAGGACAAGCAG CGTTacctggaggaggcggagcgggACAAGGAGCGCTACATGCGGGAGCTGGAGAAGTACCAGAAGACGGAGGCCTACAAGCACTTCACCCGCAAGGTGCAGGAGAAGCAGAAGGGCAAGAGGCACCGGACAG AGGGCGGACACCAGGTCACCATCGACAACCATCATGAG AAGGAcgtggaggggaaggagaggtccGTGTTTGACATCCCCATCTTCACAGAAGAGTTCCTCAACCACAGCAAAG cccgcgAGGCCGAGATGCGAGGGCTGCGGAAGACCAACATGGAGTTCGAGGAGCGCAACGCGGCGCTGCAGAAGCACGTGGAGAACATGCGCGGCGCGGTGGACCGGCTGGAGGGCGACGTCATGCAGGAGCGCGGCCGCAAcggcctgctgcagcagcacCTGGACACCCTGCGGCAGGCGCTCGCCGCCAGCTTCTCCTCCGTCCCACTGcccg GCAGTGGAGAGACCCCCACCCTAGACTCTGTGGACTCCTACATGAAGAAGCTCCACAGCATCGTGGTCAGCAACCCCCAGGAGCACGAGGGCCTCATCAACACTGTCCGGGACGTGGTCAACCGCCTGGACAG ATAA